From a region of the Streptomyces sp. B21-083 genome:
- a CDS encoding ABC transporter ATP-binding protein yields the protein MYELKGVVKRYTRGRETIDALAGIDLTIADGDRLVIQGPTGGGKSTLLQMLGGLDRPTEGIIDLDGTDLAKLSESRLTKVRSENIGFVFQSFNLIPTLSAQENVETALVPLGVKGGERRDRAAEALKSVGLGERLGHLPGEMSGGQQQRVAIARALVKQPKVLLADEPTGNLDESMRDEIMDVLETMWKELGLTFIMVTHDSAIAKKAPRVATIRKGKITVKENAGT from the coding sequence ATGTATGAACTCAAAGGCGTGGTCAAGCGCTACACCCGAGGCAGGGAAACCATCGACGCCCTCGCCGGCATCGACCTGACCATCGCCGACGGCGACCGTCTGGTCATCCAGGGCCCCACCGGCGGCGGCAAGTCGACGCTGCTGCAAATGCTCGGCGGCCTCGACCGGCCCACCGAGGGAATTATCGATCTCGACGGAACAGATCTCGCCAAACTGTCCGAGAGCCGCCTCACCAAAGTCCGCAGCGAGAACATCGGCTTCGTCTTCCAGAGTTTCAATCTCATTCCGACCCTGTCCGCCCAGGAAAACGTCGAGACCGCTCTCGTGCCGCTGGGCGTGAAGGGTGGGGAACGGCGTGACCGGGCCGCCGAGGCGCTGAAGTCGGTGGGGCTCGGGGAGCGGCTCGGGCATCTGCCGGGGGAGATGTCCGGTGGTCAGCAGCAGCGTGTCGCCATCGCTCGTGCGCTGGTCAAGCAGCCGAAGGTGCTGCTCGCCGACGAGCCCACCGGCAACCTCGACGAGTCGATGCGCGACGAGATCATGGACGTACTCGAAACCATGTGGAAGGAGCTCGGGCTCACTTTCATCATGGTCACGCACGATTCGGCGATCGCGAAGAAAGCCCCGAGGGTGGCGACCATCCGTAAGGGAAAGATCACTGTGAAGGAGAACGCCGGTACGTAA
- a CDS encoding ABC transporter permease: MFFTYLRRELRRRRKAALVVASGLALGIALVIVVTSVSAGMSKAQDKVLESLYGLGTDMTVTKAAAAQTGTGDTQRRRFQFDARNNDSAAEQSSDRVLVQGFQTLAASTVTKVDTQKGVSDAVGGLSLQVIKVSGQFRQGQFRQDQQSGGGNQGGGYPRGGSTGAPQGRVEGGGANFDVNNYSVYGTDVTKPALGPLTSSKITSGRTFTTAETNAKVVVVDASYAKEKKLKVGSTVTIKSVKYQAIGIATPESGDSAANLYIPLQQAQTLSDSKGKVTTIYVQATDSQQISAVKSTIQKNISGTTVTTSADLASTVSGSLSTASDLASNVGKWLSIAVLVAAFLVAGLLTSAAVSRRVREFGTLKALGWKSGRVTRQVVGEAVVNGLVGGALGIALGLAGAYVVTAISPELQAEVGSSGGNGGPGGGGGFPGGGFGRQAAAKALTVALTAPVALSTIALAVGLAVAGGLIAGAFGGWRASRLRPADALRRVE, encoded by the coding sequence ATGTTCTTCACCTACCTGAGGCGCGAACTGCGCCGCCGCAGAAAAGCGGCACTCGTCGTCGCCTCCGGGCTCGCGCTCGGCATCGCCCTGGTCATCGTGGTCACCTCGGTCTCCGCGGGCATGTCGAAGGCGCAGGACAAGGTCCTGGAGTCGCTGTACGGGCTCGGCACCGACATGACCGTCACCAAGGCCGCCGCGGCCCAGACGGGCACCGGTGACACCCAGCGGCGGCGCTTCCAGTTCGACGCGCGGAACAACGACTCCGCCGCCGAGCAGAGCAGCGACCGGGTGTTGGTCCAGGGCTTCCAGACCCTGGCCGCCTCCACGGTCACCAAGGTCGATACGCAGAAGGGCGTCTCGGACGCCGTCGGCGGACTGAGCCTCCAGGTCATCAAGGTCAGCGGTCAGTTCCGGCAGGGCCAGTTCCGGCAGGACCAGCAGAGCGGCGGCGGCAACCAGGGCGGCGGATACCCGCGCGGCGGCTCAACCGGCGCTCCGCAGGGGCGTGTCGAGGGCGGCGGCGCCAACTTCGACGTCAACAACTACTCGGTGTACGGCACCGACGTCACCAAGCCGGCCCTCGGCCCGCTGACCTCCTCGAAGATCACCAGCGGCCGTACGTTCACGACCGCCGAGACGAACGCCAAGGTCGTGGTCGTCGACGCCTCCTACGCCAAGGAGAAGAAGCTCAAGGTCGGCAGCACGGTCACCATCAAGAGCGTCAAGTACCAGGCCATCGGCATCGCGACCCCCGAGAGCGGCGACTCGGCGGCCAACCTCTACATCCCGCTGCAGCAGGCCCAGACCCTCAGCGACTCCAAGGGCAAGGTCACCACGATCTACGTCCAGGCGACCGACTCCCAGCAGATCAGCGCGGTCAAGTCGACGATCCAGAAGAACATCTCGGGTACGACGGTCACGACGTCCGCCGATCTCGCCAGCACCGTCTCCGGGTCCCTGTCCACCGCGTCCGACCTGGCCTCCAACGTCGGTAAGTGGCTGTCCATCGCGGTGCTCGTCGCCGCCTTCCTGGTCGCCGGCCTGCTCACCTCCGCGGCCGTCTCCCGGCGGGTGCGCGAGTTCGGCACGCTGAAGGCGCTCGGCTGGAAGTCGGGCCGGGTCACCCGGCAGGTCGTCGGCGAGGCCGTCGTCAACGGGCTGGTGGGCGGCGCCCTCGGTATCGCGCTCGGCCTCGCAGGCGCGTATGTCGTCACCGCGATCAGCCCGGAACTCCAGGCGGAGGTGGGCAGTTCGGGCGGCAACGGCGGTCCCGGCGGCGGGGGCGGCTTCCCCGGCGGCGGCTTCGGCCGACAGGCCGCGGCCAAGGCCCTGACGGTCGCGCTCACCGCGCCCGTCGCACTCTCCACCATCGCCCTCGCGGTCGGCCTCGCGGTCGCCGGCGGCCTGATCGCCGGCGCCTTCGGCGGCTGGCGCGCGTCCAGGCTGCGCCCGGCGGACGCGTTGAGGCGAGTCGAGTAG
- a CDS encoding L,D-transpeptidase: MEKRVMRDSRRRKGLTAASALLGGVLVLSACSGGDSDSASKGDSGTDTSQAKADEAAAEKTSEAQIKITPGDGSNNASINNAAQVAVAKGTLTAVEMTTADGKAVAGEISADKTSWKPSGQLERATTYKVTATAADAKGRAAHENASFTTVAAANSFVGYFTPEDGSTVGVGMPVSINFDKAITDKAAVQKAVTVNSTSGQEVVCHWFNDTRMDCRPDDYWQENSTVTLKLALDGVEGAKGVYGVQQKTVTFKIGRNQVSIVDAKTKTMKITHNGTVIKTIPISAGSPDNKTYEGKMVMSEKFKETRMNGATVGFTDDDGKGEYDIKDVPHAIRLTTSGTFVHGNYWAADSIFGSVNTSHGCVGLNDTKGANDPNSEGSWFYNHSIIGDVVDVRNTGDKTVDPANGLNGWNLNWADWKAGSAV, encoded by the coding sequence ATGGAGAAGCGTGTGATGAGGGACAGTAGGCGGCGCAAGGGTCTGACGGCCGCGTCCGCCCTGCTCGGTGGTGTGCTGGTGCTCTCTGCGTGCAGCGGAGGCGACAGCGACAGTGCCTCCAAGGGCGACAGCGGTACCGACACCTCACAGGCCAAGGCCGACGAGGCGGCGGCCGAGAAGACCTCCGAGGCCCAGATCAAGATCACACCCGGGGACGGTTCCAACAACGCCTCCATCAACAACGCGGCCCAGGTGGCGGTGGCCAAGGGCACCCTCACGGCCGTGGAGATGACGACGGCGGACGGCAAGGCGGTCGCCGGCGAGATATCGGCGGACAAGACCAGCTGGAAGCCGAGCGGCCAGCTGGAGCGCGCCACCACCTACAAGGTGACGGCGACGGCGGCGGACGCCAAGGGCCGCGCCGCGCACGAGAACGCCTCGTTCACCACGGTCGCCGCCGCGAACAGCTTCGTCGGCTACTTCACCCCCGAGGACGGCTCGACCGTCGGTGTGGGCATGCCCGTGTCGATCAACTTCGACAAGGCGATCACCGACAAGGCGGCCGTGCAGAAGGCCGTCACGGTCAATTCGACCAGCGGGCAGGAGGTCGTCTGCCACTGGTTCAACGACACCCGCATGGACTGCCGGCCCGACGACTACTGGCAGGAGAACTCCACCGTCACGCTGAAGCTGGCGCTCGACGGCGTGGAGGGCGCGAAGGGTGTCTACGGCGTCCAGCAGAAGACGGTCACCTTCAAGATCGGCCGTAACCAGGTCTCCATCGTCGACGCCAAGACGAAGACGATGAAGATCACCCACAACGGCACGGTCATCAAGACCATCCCGATCTCCGCCGGTTCGCCCGACAACAAGACGTACGAAGGCAAGATGGTGATGTCGGAGAAGTTCAAGGAGACGCGCATGAACGGCGCGACCGTGGGCTTCACCGACGACGACGGCAAGGGCGAGTACGACATCAAGGACGTGCCGCACGCCATCCGGCTGACCACGTCCGGCACCTTCGTGCACGGCAACTACTGGGCCGCCGACTCCATCTTCGGCAGCGTCAACACCAGCCACGGCTGTGTCGGCCTGAACGACACCAAGGGTGCCAACGACCCGAACAGCGAAGGCTCCTGGTTCTACAACCACTCGATCATCGGTGACGTCGTCGACGTCCGGAACACCGGCGACAAGACCGTCGACCCGGCCAACGGACTCAACGGCTGGAACCTGAACTGGGCTGACTGGAAGGCGGGTTCGGCGGTCTGA
- a CDS encoding cell wall protein, with protein sequence MSAARRSLLTATAAGTLLGALWFVPSANATAEKSVEQRHRADTSMSTMSEHTRQISLTSTTGSTSVSTSTRVSTNTSTSTTATSATTTSDSSADGTRLADTGSFDTTPYVVGGTFSLALGAAFVAYSLRRERLEF encoded by the coding sequence GTGTCAGCCGCACGTCGATCGTTGTTGACCGCCACCGCCGCGGGCACCCTCCTGGGTGCGCTGTGGTTTGTCCCGTCCGCCAACGCGACGGCCGAGAAGTCGGTGGAGCAGCGACACAGAGCGGACACGTCCATGTCCACGATGTCGGAGCACACCCGGCAGATCTCCCTGACGAGCACCACCGGAAGTACGAGCGTGAGTACGAGTACGCGGGTGAGCACCAACACCAGCACGAGTACGACCGCCACCTCGGCCACCACGACCTCGGACTCGTCCGCCGACGGCACCCGTCTCGCCGACACCGGCAGCTTCGACACCACGCCGTACGTCGTCGGCGGCACGTTCAGCCTCGCCCTGGGCGCCGCGTTCGTGGCGTATTCGCTGCGCCGGGAGCGCCTGGAATTCTGA
- the hutH gene encoding histidine ammonia-lyase, with protein sequence MHTVVVGTSGTTAADVLAVARGGARIELSGEAVAALSKARGIIDALAAKPEPVYGVSTGFGALASRHISPELRAQLQRNIVRSHAAGMGPRVEREVVRALMFLRLKTVCSGHTGVRPEVAQTMADLLNAGITPVVHEYGSLGCSGDLAPLSHCALTLMGEGDAEGPDGVVRPAAELLTEHGIAPVELREKEGLALLNGTDGMLGMLIMALADLDTLYKSADVTAALSLEALLGTEKVLAPELHAIRPHPGQGASAANMLAVLKGSELTGHHQDGAPRVQDAYSVRCAPQVAGAGRDTMAHARLVAERELASSVDNPVVLPDGRVESNGNFHGAPVAYVLDFLAIAVADLGSIAERRTDRLLDKNRSHGLPPFLADDAGVDSGLMIAQYTQAALVSELKRLAVPASADSIPSSAMQEDHVSMGWSAARKLRTAVDNLARIIAVELYAATRAIELREGLTPAPASRAVIDAVRAAGVEGPGPDRFLAPDLAAADVFVRGGHLVAAVEPVTGPLQ encoded by the coding sequence ATGCACACTGTGGTGGTGGGGACGTCCGGGACGACCGCGGCCGACGTGCTCGCCGTGGCGCGTGGCGGGGCCCGGATCGAGTTGTCCGGAGAGGCCGTCGCCGCCCTCTCCAAGGCCCGCGGGATCATCGACGCGCTCGCCGCCAAGCCCGAGCCCGTGTACGGCGTGAGCACCGGGTTCGGTGCCCTGGCGTCCCGGCACATCAGCCCCGAACTCCGCGCCCAGCTCCAGCGCAACATCGTCCGCTCGCACGCCGCCGGCATGGGGCCGCGGGTCGAGCGCGAGGTCGTACGGGCGCTGATGTTCCTGCGGCTCAAGACCGTCTGTTCGGGACACACGGGCGTGCGGCCCGAGGTCGCGCAGACCATGGCGGACCTGCTCAACGCCGGGATCACCCCCGTCGTGCACGAGTACGGGTCCCTCGGCTGCTCCGGTGACCTCGCCCCCCTCTCCCACTGCGCGCTCACGCTCATGGGCGAGGGTGACGCGGAAGGGCCCGACGGGGTCGTACGGCCGGCCGCCGAACTTCTCACCGAGCACGGCATCGCGCCCGTCGAGCTGCGCGAGAAGGAGGGCCTCGCCCTTCTCAACGGCACCGACGGCATGCTCGGCATGCTGATCATGGCTCTTGCCGACCTCGACACCCTCTACAAGTCCGCCGACGTCACCGCCGCGCTCTCCCTGGAGGCGCTCCTCGGCACCGAGAAGGTGCTCGCGCCCGAGCTGCACGCCATCCGGCCGCACCCGGGGCAGGGGGCCAGCGCCGCCAACATGCTCGCCGTACTCAAGGGCTCCGAACTCACCGGGCACCACCAGGACGGCGCGCCCCGCGTCCAGGACGCCTACTCCGTGCGCTGCGCCCCGCAGGTCGCCGGCGCCGGGCGGGACACCATGGCGCACGCCCGGCTCGTCGCCGAGCGGGAGCTTGCCTCGTCCGTCGACAACCCCGTCGTCCTGCCTGACGGGCGGGTCGAGTCCAACGGGAACTTCCACGGCGCTCCGGTGGCGTACGTCCTCGACTTCCTCGCCATCGCCGTCGCCGACCTGGGGTCCATCGCCGAGCGGCGCACGGACCGCCTCCTCGACAAGAACCGCTCCCACGGGCTGCCGCCGTTCCTCGCGGACGACGCCGGTGTGGACAGCGGGCTGATGATCGCCCAGTACACGCAGGCCGCCCTGGTCAGCGAGTTGAAGCGGCTCGCCGTGCCTGCCTCGGCGGACTCGATCCCGTCCTCCGCGATGCAGGAGGACCACGTCTCGATGGGCTGGTCGGCGGCGCGCAAGCTCCGTACGGCCGTCGACAACCTGGCCCGGATCATCGCCGTCGAGCTGTACGCGGCCACGCGCGCCATCGAGCTGCGGGAGGGCCTGACGCCAGCACCCGCGTCCCGGGCCGTCATCGACGCCGTACGGGCGGCGGGCGTCGAGGGACCCGGCCCGGACCGGTTCCTGGCGCCAGACCTCGCCGCGGCGGACGTGTTCGTGCGGGGCGGGCACCTGGTCGCCGCGGTGGAGCCGGTGACCGGGCCGCTGCAGTAG
- a CDS encoding GGDEF domain-containing protein has protein sequence MGEESRLHAVVTLAQGMAAAQSPRETWRAAALGACHALTGNFAALSVWERELGRLRVLANVGERAPDEEEFPEGEAYPVHQFPEITEFLHERWAGGGEPNAWVETAEGPARGPSAGRAGYCHQRVAALRRRKRGCCVVAPVVLHGRAWGELYVARPVGAPVFGRADADFATVLASVVAAGIAQTERLEEARRLAFTDALTGLANRRAVDAHLDEAIERHRRDGAVVSLVVCDLNGLKRVNDTLGHAVGDRLLERFGSVLSLCGAMLPGALAARLGGDEFCLLVVGAPVEDVVRAAGELCRRAGELELGEGVACGVASTADAIGPVGTARRLFRLADAAQYRAKAVHADRPVVAGREGPDDPVVRLAEEPFGEGVVERRRFRGRRS, from the coding sequence ATGGGTGAGGAAAGCCGGCTCCACGCCGTCGTGACGCTCGCGCAGGGCATGGCCGCCGCGCAGAGCCCGCGCGAGACCTGGCGTGCCGCCGCGCTCGGTGCCTGCCATGCCCTGACCGGGAACTTCGCCGCGCTGTCGGTGTGGGAGCGGGAACTCGGGCGGCTGCGGGTCCTCGCGAACGTGGGGGAGCGGGCCCCCGACGAGGAGGAGTTCCCGGAAGGGGAGGCCTATCCCGTGCACCAGTTCCCGGAGATCACCGAGTTCCTGCACGAGCGATGGGCGGGCGGCGGTGAGCCCAACGCCTGGGTCGAGACCGCGGAGGGGCCCGCGCGCGGACCGTCGGCGGGGCGCGCCGGGTACTGCCATCAGCGCGTCGCCGCGCTACGGCGCCGGAAGCGCGGCTGCTGTGTCGTCGCCCCCGTCGTGCTGCACGGCCGGGCCTGGGGCGAGCTGTACGTCGCCCGGCCCGTCGGCGCCCCCGTCTTCGGCCGCGCGGACGCCGACTTCGCCACTGTCCTGGCGTCCGTCGTCGCCGCCGGGATCGCGCAGACCGAGCGGCTGGAGGAGGCCCGGCGGCTCGCCTTCACCGACGCGCTCACCGGGCTCGCCAACCGGCGGGCCGTGGACGCCCACCTCGACGAGGCGATCGAACGGCACCGGCGGGACGGTGCCGTGGTCAGCCTGGTCGTCTGCGACCTGAACGGCCTCAAGCGCGTCAACGACACCCTGGGGCACGCGGTCGGCGACCGGCTCCTCGAACGGTTCGGGTCGGTGCTGTCGCTGTGCGGAGCGATGCTGCCCGGCGCTCTCGCCGCCCGTCTCGGCGGTGACGAGTTCTGTCTGCTGGTGGTCGGCGCGCCCGTCGAGGACGTGGTGCGGGCGGCGGGTGAACTGTGCCGTCGCGCCGGTGAGTTGGAGCTCGGGGAGGGGGTCGCCTGTGGGGTCGCCTCGACCGCCGACGCGATCGGGCCGGTGGGGACGGCTCGCCGGTTGTTCCGGCTCGCCGACGCCGCGCAGTACCGGGCGAAGGCGGTTCACGCGGACCGGCCGGTGGTCGCGGGGCGCGAGGGCCCCGACGATCCGGTGGTGCGGCTCGCCGAGGAGCCCTTCGGGGAGGGGGTTGTGGAGCGGCGGCGGTTCCGTGGGCGTCGGTCGTGA